In Xenopus tropicalis strain Nigerian chromosome 5, UCB_Xtro_10.0, whole genome shotgun sequence, one genomic interval encodes:
- the LOC101732829 gene encoding serotriflin yields MILTGSFFIQPSPHQTTSSQVASTLQLHIARETMPRATNAPLRPTGTMMPLVVLCILFFSQYGAVPIIVPYETQSTDNATNRQIIVDVHNRWRGNVTPTAMNMLKMEWNDEAAKKAEIWARTCNQFHNPASQRNITNFSCGQNLFMASYSTTWEAAVTAWFDEIKDFDFGKGPKTFGALIGHYTQGAWYNSRMVGCYEFECPNAEYRYYYVCHYCPAGNIEGKQFTPYKIGPTCGDCPKSCENGVCTNYCPHPINYDNCQELTTKYSCSKYPELQDDCPAHCRCTNNEII; encoded by the exons ATGATACTCACAGGCAGTTTCTTTATACAGCCTTCACCTCACCAGACAACTAGCAGCCAAGTTGCCTCCACCCTACAG CTTCACATCGCCAGAGAGACAATGCCCAGAGCAACAAACGCTCCCCTCCGACCTACAG GGACAATGATGCCGCTCGTTGTCCTCTGTATCTTGTTCTTCTCGCAGTATGGAGCCGTGCCG ATTATTGTTCCATATGAAACACAATCCACAGACAATGCCACCAACAGACAGATCATTGTTGACGTACACAACAGATGGAGAGGGAACGTGACTCCGACTGCCATGAATATGCTGAAAATG GAATGGAATGATGAAGCAGCAAAAAAAGCGGAGATATGGGCTAGAACCTGCAACCAGTTTCATAACCCAGCGTCACAGCGCAATATTACTA ATTTTTCGTGTGGGCAAAATCTCTTCATGGCGTCTTATAGCACCACTTGGGAGGCAGCCGTTACAGCGTGGTTCGATGAAATTAAGGATTTCGATTTTGGAAAAGGACCAAAAACCTTTGGCGCACTTATAGGACATTATACCCAG GGGGCGTGGTACAATTCCCGCATGGTGGGTTGCTATGAATTTGAATGTCCTAATGCCGAATACAGATATTACTACGTTTGTCACTACTGCCCGGC GGGAAATATTGAAGGGAAACAGTTTACCCCATACAAAATCGGTCCGACATGTGGAGACTGCCCAAAGTCATGTGAAAATGGCGTATGCA CCAACTACTGCCCACATCCCATTAATTACGACAACTGCCAGGAGTTAACTACGAAGTATTCGTGCAGCAAATACCCAGAACTCCAGGACGACTGCCCGGCCCACTGCCGCTGCACCAACAATGAAATTATATAA